The following are from one region of the Haemophilus parainfluenzae genome:
- the moaE gene encoding molybdopterin synthase catalytic subunit MoaE, with protein sequence MTDIQISVQEQPFDQNAVYQWLSEQHSVGATVIFVGKVRDLNLGDEVSSLYLEHYPAMTEKALREIVEQAKARWDIQRVSVIHRVGILHTGDEIVLVGISSAHRGDAYHANEFIMDFLKSKAPFWKKEQTNQGERWIEARESDKEALEKW encoded by the coding sequence ATGACGGATATTCAGATTTCAGTACAAGAACAACCTTTCGATCAAAATGCCGTTTACCAATGGCTTTCTGAACAACATTCGGTTGGCGCAACGGTTATTTTCGTGGGTAAAGTTCGCGATCTTAATTTAGGTGATGAAGTGTCCAGCTTATACTTAGAACATTATCCCGCCATGACAGAAAAAGCCTTACGTGAAATTGTAGAACAGGCGAAAGCCCGTTGGGATATTCAGCGAGTGTCTGTGATTCATCGTGTGGGAATTTTACATACTGGCGATGAAATTGTTTTAGTCGGCATCAGTTCTGCTCACCGAGGTGATGCTTATCATGCTAATGAATTCATTATGGACTTCTTAAAATCCAAAGCGCCATTCTGGAAAAAAGAACAAACCAATCAAGGTGAACGTTGGATTGAGGCAAGAGAGAGCGATAAAGAAGCGTTAGAGAAGTGGTAA
- the purK gene encoding 5-(carboxyamino)imidazole ribonucleotide synthase → MQNSTLYPTVYVLGNGQLGRMLRYAGAPLDIHVQPLEFNAPVFDLPKDAIITAEIERWEKTPLTELLGHHKNFVNQNVFGLLADRLTQKSLLDELKLSTSPWCLLKDKTQWTEVFKNVGEKVVVKRRTGGYDGRGQWIITESNQRDITDDLFGEVIAEKFIPFDYEVSIVGARFKNGEKRFYPVTHNLQQNGILRYSVTDISFPQQQSQQIQAESMLGKIMDKLEYIGVMAMECFVVGDKLLINELAPRVHNSGHWTQLGCAISQFELHLRALLDLPTPSLQPIAPSVMVNLIGTEHNPQWLNTPFSQLHWYGKEVRPGRKLGHINITHPDKTIIIQQLEKLRHELPEDYQSDLNWAIKKLK, encoded by the coding sequence ATGCAAAACTCTACCCTCTATCCTACCGTTTATGTGCTTGGTAATGGTCAACTCGGCAGAATGTTACGTTACGCCGGCGCACCATTAGACATTCATGTTCAACCACTTGAGTTTAATGCGCCCGTATTTGATTTACCTAAAGATGCCATCATTACCGCAGAAATTGAACGTTGGGAAAAAACACCGTTAACTGAATTATTAGGTCATCATAAAAATTTCGTTAATCAGAATGTTTTTGGCTTATTAGCTGATCGCCTTACCCAAAAATCTTTACTGGATGAACTCAAGCTCTCTACCTCGCCATGGTGTTTATTAAAAGATAAAACTCAATGGACTGAAGTATTTAAAAACGTGGGCGAAAAAGTCGTGGTAAAACGTCGCACAGGTGGTTATGACGGTCGCGGCCAATGGATTATTACTGAAAGTAATCAACGTGACATTACGGACGATTTATTTGGTGAAGTTATCGCAGAAAAATTCATTCCTTTTGATTACGAAGTGTCTATCGTGGGTGCAAGATTTAAAAACGGTGAAAAACGTTTCTATCCAGTGACACATAACCTACAGCAAAATGGTATTTTACGTTACAGTGTGACAGATATTTCATTCCCGCAACAACAAAGCCAACAAATTCAGGCTGAATCTATGCTTGGAAAAATCATGGATAAGCTTGAATATATCGGCGTAATGGCAATGGAATGCTTTGTGGTGGGTGATAAATTATTAATTAATGAACTTGCCCCTCGTGTGCATAATAGTGGACATTGGACACAACTAGGGTGCGCTATTAGTCAATTTGAATTGCATCTACGTGCTTTATTAGATTTACCTACACCGTCATTACAACCTATTGCACCAAGTGTCATGGTCAATTTGATTGGTACAGAGCATAATCCACAATGGTTGAACACGCCTTTCTCCCAGTTACATTGGTATGGTAAAGAAGTTCGTCCAGGTAGAAAATTAGGTCATATTAATATTACGCATCCTGATAAAACAATCATTATCCAACAGCTTGAAAAACTTCGTCACGAACTCCCTGAAGACTATCAATCCGATTTAAATTGGGCGATTAAGAAATTAAAATAA
- the purE gene encoding 5-(carboxyamino)imidazole ribonucleotide mutase has protein sequence MSNTAQIAIVMGSKSDWATMQEATQILDELNVAYHVEVVSAHRTPDKLFEFAENAQKNGYKVIIAGAGGAAHLPGMIAAKTLVPVLGVPVKSSMLSGVDSLYSIVQMPKGIPVGTLAIGPAGAANAGLLAAQILAGWDNALFARLQAFRENQTNMVLDNPDPRT, from the coding sequence ATGTCAAATACCGCACAAATTGCTATTGTTATGGGCTCTAAAAGCGATTGGGCTACCATGCAAGAAGCAACTCAAATTTTAGATGAACTCAATGTGGCATATCATGTTGAAGTGGTTTCCGCACATCGAACCCCCGACAAACTGTTTGAATTTGCTGAAAATGCACAAAAGAATGGTTACAAAGTGATTATTGCAGGTGCAGGTGGTGCAGCACATTTACCTGGTATGATTGCGGCCAAAACGCTTGTGCCCGTATTGGGCGTCCCTGTTAAAAGCTCTATGTTAAGCGGTGTTGATAGTCTCTATTCTATCGTGCAAATGCCTAAAGGCATTCCTGTCGGTACCTTAGCAATTGGCCCTGCTGGTGCAGCGAATGCAGGATTACTCGCCGCACAAATTCTTGCTGGTTGGGATAATGCATTATTCGCTCGCCTACAAGCATTCCGCGAAAATCAAACTAATATGGTATTGGATAATCCTGATCCACGTACATAA
- a CDS encoding amino acid aminotransferase: protein MFEHIKAAPADPILGLGEAFKSETRENKINLGIGVYKDAQGTTPIMRAVKEAEKRLFDNEKTKNYLTIDGIADYNERTKELLFGKDSEVIKANRARTVQSLGGTGALRIAAEFIKRQTKAQNVWISTPTWPNHNAIFNAVGMTIREYRYYDAERKALDWEHLLEDLSQASEGDVVLLHGCCHNPTGIDPTPEQWQELAALSAKNGWLPLFDFAYQGLANGLDQDAYGLRAFAANHKELLVASSFSKNFGLYNERVGAFTLVAENAEIASTALTQVKSIIRTLYSNPASHGGATVATVLNDPQLRQEWENELTEMRERIKKMRHLFVQLLKEYGAEQDFSFIMEQNGMFSFSGLSPEQVDRLKEEFAIYAVRSGRINVAGITEDNVRYLCESIVKVL from the coding sequence ATGTTTGAACATATCAAAGCGGCTCCGGCCGATCCTATCTTAGGCTTAGGCGAAGCATTCAAATCTGAAACACGTGAAAATAAAATCAACTTAGGTATTGGCGTTTATAAAGATGCACAAGGTACAACGCCAATTATGCGTGCGGTAAAAGAAGCCGAAAAACGCTTATTTGATAACGAAAAAACGAAAAACTATTTAACTATCGATGGTATTGCCGATTATAACGAACGCACAAAAGAACTCCTTTTCGGTAAAGATTCAGAGGTCATTAAAGCGAATCGAGCAAGAACGGTACAAAGCTTAGGTGGTACAGGTGCATTACGTATTGCTGCGGAGTTCATCAAACGCCAAACCAAAGCACAAAATGTATGGATTAGTACGCCAACATGGCCAAACCACAATGCCATTTTTAATGCAGTGGGCATGACAATTCGTGAATATCGTTATTATGATGCTGAACGCAAAGCCCTTGACTGGGAACATTTACTTGAAGATTTAAGCCAAGCAAGCGAAGGCGATGTCGTGCTTTTACACGGTTGCTGCCACAACCCAACTGGTATTGACCCAACCCCTGAACAATGGCAAGAATTAGCCGCACTTTCAGCGAAAAACGGCTGGTTACCACTCTTTGACTTTGCTTATCAAGGTTTAGCCAATGGCTTAGACCAAGATGCTTACGGTTTACGTGCTTTTGCGGCAAATCATAAAGAATTATTAGTGGCGAGTTCATTCTCTAAAAACTTTGGTTTATACAATGAGCGTGTCGGTGCCTTTACCCTTGTGGCAGAAAATGCAGAAATTGCTTCAACTGCATTAACACAGGTGAAATCAATTATTCGTACACTCTACTCTAACCCTGCGTCTCACGGTGGGGCGACCGTAGCGACAGTGTTAAATGATCCACAACTTCGTCAAGAATGGGAAAATGAATTAACTGAAATGCGTGAACGTATCAAAAAAATGCGTCATTTATTCGTTCAGTTATTAAAAGAATATGGTGCAGAACAAGATTTCAGCTTTATTATGGAACAAAACGGTATGTTCTCTTTCAGCGGCTTATCACCTGAACAAGTTGATCGCTTAAAAGAAGAATTTGCAATTTACGCTGTTCGTTCTGGTCGTATCAACGTAGCTGGTATCACTGAAGACAATGTTCGTTATTTATGCGAAAGCATCGTTAAAGTGCTTTAA
- the pepN gene encoding aminopeptidase N — translation MLAKAKYRKDYKQPDFTVTDIFLDFQLDPNHTVVTAKTTFQRLNDEATHLRLDGHGFQFASIKFNGKDFKHYHQDHESLTLDLTNQSAANFELEIVTNLEPAQNTSLQGLYQSGEGICTQCEAEGFRQITYMLDRPDVLARYTTKITADKTKYPYLLSNGNRIASGELEDGRHWVEWNDPFPKPSYLFALVAGDFDLLQDTFMTKSGREVALELYVDRGNLDRASWAMESLKKAMKWDEDRFNLEYDLDIYMIVAVDFFNMGAMENKGLNIFNSKFVLANPQTATDDDYLAIESVIAHEYFHNWTGNRVTCRDWFQLSLKEGLTVFRDQEFSSDTGSRAVNRINNVKFLRTVQFAEDASPMSHPIRPEKVIEMNNFYTVTVYEKGAEVIRMLHTLLGEQGFQKGMQLYIAENDGKAATCEDFVSAMERANDVDLAQFRRWYSQSGTPELLISDAYDEQTHTYRLTVSQSTPPTADQMEKVNLHIPLKIALYDANGTKQMLQHNGELLSDVLNVTEKDQVFEFHGIYGRPIPALLCDFSAPVKLDYDYTTEQLLGLLKFADNQFARWDAAQMLFTQELRRNVAHFQQGEAFDISPDVLTALAHVLENYEQDIELATLILTLPKDIEFAESFKTIDPDGIAAAREFMLVQIAEYLKEDLLRIYTHIRLEDYRVTQEDIALRAMRNLCLSYLAYTNLGNNVVQKHYNNANNMTDMLAALNMATKAALSCRDALLADFEQKWQHDGLVMDKWFALQATRPDENVLEIVQALMDHPSFNFNNPNRLRSLVGSFANHNLKAFHHISGSGYRFLTDVLIRLNETNPQVAARLIEPLIRFSRFDAQRQTLMKRALERLSAVEDLSKDLFEKIEKALQ, via the coding sequence ATGTTAGCTAAAGCGAAATATAGAAAAGATTACAAACAACCTGATTTTACAGTTACGGATATTTTCCTTGATTTTCAATTAGATCCTAACCATACCGTTGTCACTGCAAAAACAACCTTCCAACGTTTAAACGACGAAGCAACACACCTACGATTAGATGGTCATGGTTTCCAATTTGCTTCTATCAAATTTAATGGCAAAGATTTCAAACATTATCATCAAGACCACGAAAGTTTAACGTTAGATTTAACCAATCAAAGTGCGGCCAATTTTGAACTTGAAATTGTGACGAATCTAGAGCCTGCACAAAACACCTCTTTACAAGGGCTTTATCAATCAGGTGAAGGCATTTGTACTCAATGCGAAGCAGAAGGTTTCCGTCAAATTACCTATATGCTTGATCGTCCTGATGTATTAGCTCGCTATACAACCAAAATTACCGCAGATAAAACTAAATATCCTTACTTGCTTTCTAATGGTAACCGCATTGCAAGTGGCGAGTTAGAGGATGGTCGTCATTGGGTTGAATGGAATGACCCATTCCCGAAACCAAGCTATTTATTCGCTTTAGTGGCTGGTGATTTTGATTTATTACAAGATACCTTTATGACAAAAAGTGGTCGTGAAGTAGCTTTAGAGCTTTATGTTGACCGTGGCAATCTTGATCGTGCCTCTTGGGCAATGGAAAGTCTGAAAAAAGCGATGAAATGGGATGAAGACCGTTTCAATTTAGAATACGACTTAGATATTTACATGATTGTTGCCGTGGACTTCTTCAATATGGGCGCCATGGAAAATAAAGGGTTGAATATTTTTAACTCTAAATTTGTGTTGGCAAATCCACAAACAGCAACCGATGATGATTACCTTGCCATTGAAAGTGTGATTGCACACGAATACTTCCATAACTGGACAGGGAACCGTGTAACTTGCCGTGATTGGTTCCAATTAAGTTTGAAAGAAGGTTTAACAGTTTTCCGTGATCAAGAATTTTCATCTGATACAGGTTCTCGAGCAGTCAATCGTATTAATAACGTGAAATTCTTACGTACGGTGCAATTTGCCGAAGATGCAAGCCCAATGTCACACCCAATTCGCCCTGAAAAAGTCATTGAAATGAATAACTTCTATACCGTGACCGTATATGAAAAAGGGGCTGAAGTGATTCGTATGTTGCACACTTTATTAGGTGAACAAGGTTTCCAAAAAGGGATGCAACTTTATATTGCTGAAAACGATGGTAAAGCGGCAACCTGTGAAGATTTTGTGTCTGCAATGGAACGTGCGAATGATGTTGATTTAGCACAATTCCGTCGTTGGTATAGCCAATCAGGTACGCCAGAATTATTGATTAGCGATGCCTATGATGAACAAACTCATACTTATCGTTTAACGGTTTCACAATCCACACCGCCAACTGCGGACCAAATGGAAAAAGTAAACTTACATATTCCATTGAAAATTGCACTTTATGATGCCAACGGCACGAAACAAATGTTACAGCATAACGGTGAGTTGCTAAGCGATGTGCTAAATGTGACAGAAAAAGACCAAGTGTTTGAGTTCCATGGTATTTATGGTCGTCCAATTCCTGCGTTATTATGTGATTTCTCTGCACCGGTAAAACTTGATTATGATTACACCACAGAGCAGTTATTAGGTTTACTTAAATTCGCTGATAACCAATTTGCTCGTTGGGATGCAGCACAAATGCTGTTTACTCAAGAATTGCGTCGTAATGTGGCTCATTTCCAACAAGGTGAAGCCTTTGACATTTCACCTGATGTTTTGACCGCACTTGCGCATGTATTGGAAAATTATGAACAAGATATTGAATTAGCCACATTAATTCTGACCTTGCCAAAAGACATTGAGTTTGCAGAAAGCTTTAAAACGATTGATCCAGATGGCATTGCAGCTGCAAGAGAATTTATGTTGGTGCAAATTGCAGAATACTTAAAAGAAGATTTATTGCGTATTTACACCCATATTCGTCTTGAAGATTATCGAGTAACACAAGAAGATATTGCCTTACGAGCAATGCGTAATCTTTGTTTAAGTTATTTGGCTTACACCAATCTTGGTAATAATGTAGTCCAAAAACATTACAATAATGCCAATAATATGACAGATATGTTGGCGGCATTAAATATGGCAACCAAAGCGGCATTATCTTGTCGAGATGCCTTGTTAGCGGATTTCGAACAAAAATGGCAACATGATGGCTTAGTCATGGATAAATGGTTTGCTTTACAAGCAACTCGTCCTGATGAAAACGTATTGGAAATTGTACAAGCATTAATGGATCACCCAAGCTTTAACTTCAACAATCCAAACCGTTTACGTTCATTAGTGGGTAGCTTTGCAAATCACAACTTAAAAGCTTTCCATCATATTAGTGGCTCAGGCTATCGTTTCTTAACAGATGTTTTAATTCGTTTAAATGAAACAAATCCACAAGTGGCTGCACGTTTAATTGAGCCATTAATTCGTTTCTCACGTTTTGATGCACAACGTCAAACCTTAATGAAACGCGCCTTAGAACGATTAAGTGCTGTTGAAGATCTCTCAAAAGATTTATTTGAGAAGATTGAAAAAGCCTTGCAATAA
- a CDS encoding YadA-like family protein, producing MNHIFKIIWNTVSQCWIAVSELSKSVGKSSQTDKRKTLTVIIGTAVLAGVSTSAMAETNIVLNNDGNIVGGTDVSAVAGVGTTGDSVVLGKKAKSEAVDSIVIGNNVTNKARWSITLGNNATSQSGYGVTLGEYASSGKGSNAVAIGTMAKTSNEREGGNSQTAVGAASYAESEAASAFGANAKATGALSTAIGTSAKATEKSASAFGDSASASSWGATALGRGASARADNSIAVGSEAVTEGRESTALGRRSYAGAQSATALGTLANASAIVSTAVGNGAKASAIQASALGNGAEATGGSSIAIGAKAKASGSDALASGSNASASSMNAVAVGKDSNSSAVNSIALGTSSNVSGVSAVVIGNQAKGTHENSVTLGSYSSSVANIFDNTAKTLSSFDDTATNTKINYNGTSSTQTGAVSVGDGKLVRQIQNVGAGRITATSNDAVNGSQLYQAYYNAGFNIQNNGTETSRINTHGKVNFVNGENTEVVVKDGENAADIKVNAKDTSASVEAGSDAITVTVGEPTKVTGKDGVTVTTVTNYKVDLSQKTKDEIKNAAGRGFNVTASASEGTVVNEVTEETVQSTATKMDKLTLDAGKNIKLTHKKGKVLSVAVSDTPTFTNVTTTGDLNVGGTIHAHGGLDVHNNRIVNVADPKDPTDAVNKRYVDNAVKNINNNINRLDNKIDHVDRKLRAGIAGATAISFLQRPNEAGKSLVSVGVGGYRNENALAVGYGRNSDNNKVSIKVGASINTRSDMNWGGSIGYQW from the coding sequence ATGAACCATATCTTTAAAATCATTTGGAACACTGTAAGTCAATGCTGGATTGCTGTTTCAGAACTAAGCAAATCTGTTGGAAAATCATCTCAAACAGACAAACGTAAAACATTAACTGTAATCATTGGTACTGCAGTTTTAGCAGGTGTAAGTACAAGCGCAATGGCTGAAACCAATATTGTATTAAATAATGATGGAAATATTGTTGGTGGTACTGATGTTAGTGCTGTTGCTGGAGTCGGTACCACAGGAGATTCTGTCGTTTTAGGTAAAAAAGCAAAATCAGAAGCAGTGGATAGTATAGTTATTGGTAATAACGTAACAAATAAAGCTCGTTGGTCAATAACGTTAGGAAATAATGCCACAAGCCAATCTGGATATGGTGTAACCCTTGGTGAATATGCATCAAGCGGCAAAGGCTCAAATGCAGTTGCTATCGGAACAATGGCAAAAACTTCTAATGAGAGAGAAGGCGGAAATAGCCAAACAGCAGTGGGAGCAGCATCTTATGCAGAAAGTGAGGCAGCTTCAGCCTTTGGTGCTAATGCCAAAGCAACGGGTGCGCTATCTACAGCTATTGGTACTTCAGCTAAGGCTACAGAAAAAAGTGCTTCTGCTTTTGGTGATAGTGCATCAGCTTCATCATGGGGCGCAACAGCATTAGGTCGTGGTGCATCGGCTAGAGCAGATAATTCTATTGCTGTGGGCTCAGAAGCAGTGACAGAAGGACGAGAATCTACAGCATTGGGACGTCGTTCTTACGCTGGAGCCCAAAGTGCCACAGCTTTAGGTACTTTAGCAAATGCAAGTGCAATCGTTTCGACCGCTGTAGGTAATGGTGCTAAAGCAAGTGCTATTCAAGCTTCGGCATTAGGTAACGGTGCAGAAGCTACTGGTGGAAGCTCAATAGCTATAGGTGCTAAAGCAAAGGCTTCGGGTAGTGATGCATTGGCATCTGGCTCTAATGCTAGCGCTTCATCAATGAATGCCGTTGCGGTTGGTAAAGATAGTAATTCTTCTGCGGTTAATTCCATTGCTCTTGGTACATCTAGTAACGTCTCTGGGGTTAGTGCGGTAGTGATTGGTAATCAAGCAAAAGGTACGCATGAAAACTCTGTGACATTAGGTTCTTATTCATCCAGTGTGGCAAATATTTTTGATAATACAGCGAAGACTTTATCTTCTTTTGATGATACTGCTACAAATACAAAGATTAACTATAATGGCACTTCTTCAACTCAAACCGGTGCTGTTTCTGTCGGTGATGGAAAACTTGTACGCCAGATCCAAAATGTAGGTGCTGGTCGAATTACGGCTACTTCAAATGATGCGGTAAATGGTAGTCAGTTATATCAAGCATATTACAATGCAGGCTTTAACATTCAAAACAATGGTACAGAAACATCACGTATTAATACCCATGGTAAAGTAAATTTTGTGAATGGTGAAAATACCGAAGTTGTTGTAAAAGATGGTGAGAATGCAGCAGATATTAAAGTGAATGCAAAAGACACTTCAGCATCAGTTGAAGCAGGCTCAGATGCAATTACTGTAACAGTGGGCGAACCAACCAAAGTTACTGGAAAAGATGGTGTAACTGTAACTACAGTAACCAACTATAAAGTGGATCTTTCACAAAAAACTAAAGATGAAATTAAAAATGCAGCGGGTCGTGGATTTAACGTGACAGCAAGTGCATCTGAAGGTACTGTTGTAAATGAAGTGACAGAAGAAACAGTTCAATCTACTGCAACCAAAATGGATAAGTTAACACTTGATGCGGGTAAAAATATTAAATTAACCCACAAAAAAGGAAAAGTGTTAAGTGTTGCAGTATCGGATACACCAACATTTACCAATGTCACAACAACGGGTGATCTTAACGTTGGAGGTACAATCCATGCACATGGTGGCTTGGATGTTCACAATAATCGTATTGTGAATGTAGCCGATCCTAAAGACCCAACTGATGCAGTAAATAAACGTTATGTTGATAATGCAGTGAAAAACATTAATAACAACATTAATCGTTTAGACAACAAAATTGATCACGTTGATCGTAAATTACGTGCAGGTATTGCAGGTGCGACAGCGATTTCGTTCTTACAACGTCCAAATGAAGCAGGTAAAAGCTTAGTTTCTGTTGGTGTTGGCGGTTATCGCAATGAAAATGCATTAGCAGTTGGTTATGGTCGAAATTCTGATAATAATAAGGTTTCGATTAAAGTTGGTGCAAGTATCAATACCCGTAGTGATATGAACTGGGGTGGAAGCATCGGTTACCAATGGTAA
- the moaC gene encoding cyclic pyranopterin monophosphate synthase MoaC, with translation MTTFTHINSQGEANMVDVSAKAETVREARAEAIVTMSKETLSMIVEGKHHKGDVFATARIAGIQAAKRTWELIPLCHPLLLSKVEVNLEPLLETNQVRIQSLCKLTGKTGVEMEALTAASVAALTIYDMCKAVQKDIVIEQVRLLEKSGGKSGHFIAEEK, from the coding sequence ATGACTACATTTACGCATATTAATTCTCAAGGCGAAGCCAATATGGTGGATGTTTCTGCAAAGGCAGAAACTGTTCGTGAAGCTCGAGCTGAAGCCATTGTGACTATGTCAAAAGAAACGCTTTCCATGATCGTGGAAGGCAAACATCACAAAGGCGATGTATTTGCTACTGCTCGTATTGCTGGCATTCAGGCCGCGAAACGTACTTGGGAACTTATCCCGCTTTGTCATCCCTTATTACTTTCTAAAGTGGAAGTGAATTTAGAACCGTTACTTGAAACCAATCAAGTTCGCATTCAATCTCTTTGCAAATTAACCGGAAAAACCGGCGTAGAAATGGAAGCATTAACGGCTGCAAGTGTAGCAGCCTTAACCATTTACGATATGTGTAAAGCCGTACAAAAAGATATTGTGATTGAACAAGTTCGTTTATTAGAAAAGAGCGGTGGAAAATCTGGTCATTTTATTGCGGAGGAAAAATAA
- the moaA gene encoding GTP 3',8-cyclase MoaA has product MQSIPIKNVGESRLVDPFQRQYYYLRLSITDQCNFRCTYCLPDGYQPEANKPSFLTLKEITHLAQAFAEMGTEKIRLTGGEPTLRKDFIPIAESIANIDGIRQLAVTTNGYRMAKDVADWKKAGITSINVSVDSLDPKMFHQITGINKFDDVMRGIDRAFEVGYNKVKVNSVLMKNLNDKEFEQFLVWVKDRPIQMRFIELMQTGEMDSFFDKFHLSGQVLADKLLQNGWQLQHKSHTDGPAKVFTHPDYAGEIGLIMPYEKNFCASCNRLRVSAKGKLHLCLFGEEGIELRDLLQSHEQQDILQARIFATLQGKREHHYLHIGDSGVRNHLASIGG; this is encoded by the coding sequence ATGCAATCCATTCCTATTAAAAACGTGGGAGAGTCTCGCTTGGTCGATCCTTTCCAACGTCAATATTACTATCTACGACTGTCGATTACCGACCAGTGTAATTTTCGTTGTACTTATTGTTTGCCGGATGGCTATCAACCCGAAGCTAACAAGCCAAGTTTCTTAACGTTAAAAGAAATTACACACCTAGCTCAAGCCTTTGCTGAAATGGGTACTGAAAAAATCCGTTTAACCGGCGGCGAGCCTACGTTACGCAAAGATTTTATTCCAATTGCAGAAAGCATTGCGAACATTGATGGCATTCGTCAATTAGCCGTTACGACAAATGGCTATCGCATGGCAAAAGATGTGGCTGATTGGAAGAAAGCAGGGATTACATCTATTAACGTTAGTGTTGATAGCTTAGATCCGAAAATGTTCCATCAAATTACGGGTATCAATAAATTTGATGACGTGATGCGTGGTATCGATCGTGCATTTGAAGTGGGCTACAACAAAGTCAAAGTCAATTCAGTTTTGATGAAAAATTTGAATGACAAAGAGTTTGAACAATTCCTTGTTTGGGTGAAAGATCGCCCAATTCAAATGCGTTTTATCGAACTCATGCAAACAGGCGAAATGGATAGTTTCTTTGATAAATTCCATCTTTCAGGACAAGTATTAGCGGATAAATTGCTGCAAAACGGTTGGCAATTACAACATAAATCCCATACTGATGGTCCAGCTAAAGTATTCACGCATCCTGATTATGCAGGTGAAATTGGCTTAATTATGCCTTATGAGAAGAATTTCTGTGCAAGTTGTAATCGTCTCAGAGTGTCAGCGAAGGGCAAACTTCATCTTTGTTTATTTGGCGAAGAAGGCATTGAATTACGTGATTTATTGCAATCACATGAGCAGCAAGATATTTTGCAAGCCCGTATTTTTGCCACACTTCAAGGCAAACGTGAACATCATTATTTGCATATCGGTGATAGTGGTGTAAGAAATCATTTAGCTTCTATCGGTGGCTAA
- the moaD gene encoding molybdopterin synthase sulfur carrier subunit, whose protein sequence is MLNVLFFAQTRELIGEDSIQLEGDFATAEAVREHLAQKGDRWALALEKGKLLVAINQTLMPLESAVKNGDEIAFFPPVTGG, encoded by the coding sequence ATGTTAAATGTTTTATTTTTTGCTCAAACTCGTGAATTAATTGGTGAAGATTCTATTCAGCTTGAAGGCGATTTTGCGACAGCGGAAGCGGTGCGTGAACATCTTGCTCAAAAAGGTGATAGATGGGCGTTAGCATTAGAAAAAGGGAAGCTTTTAGTCGCTATCAATCAAACTTTGATGCCTTTAGAAAGTGCGGTAAAAAATGGCGATGAAATTGCATTTTTCCCACCGGTAACAGGGGGCTAA